A DNA window from Streptomyces asoensis contains the following coding sequences:
- a CDS encoding cellulose-binding domain-containing protein, translating to MPDLPTPKDAAEAALFSECWDAVLSYADLCTSGSTAANQLAREAFALGIREARAAEDAGARGVGRRSSRLPRIPLLLTAVRTTAAAWEARGLGHRLDPDLRLWLNSDKAARYVGPPLSRPIALRGLRDMQEPDAALLWLAEVEALPLHAVIRRQGLDPAAAVEELNQVRGLFRDRCHRNHLDTPMDAECRSYVRLLDAVTRSPAADTPPDLSRHLATCVECAEAAACLRLHGGGLPAALAQGVIGWGGLAYLERRRRASEVRLGGGRPELPDAQGAAERSAAGRARVRRNGMLVAAVLVSALALAVSMMPGDSGGENIAKGGDPADSSPVAGPGSVLPSAGPATSAAPSSSRPAPGVSATPTATRGDAGKPDPEPQGTSSATAGAGGSEDEAACEVTYDLVNQWPDGFQATVTVTTAVTLDSWRVAWSFRDGQRIDQMWDASVAQNGSRVTATAADYNRSVAANGTLTFGFLASWQKKNTAPYAFTVNGRACTAS from the coding sequence ATGCCCGACCTGCCGACCCCGAAGGACGCCGCCGAGGCCGCGCTGTTCTCCGAGTGCTGGGACGCCGTCCTGTCGTACGCGGACCTGTGCACGTCCGGCTCGACCGCGGCGAACCAACTGGCCCGCGAAGCGTTCGCGCTCGGCATACGCGAGGCCCGCGCGGCCGAGGACGCCGGCGCGCGAGGCGTCGGCCGCCGCTCCTCCCGGCTGCCCAGGATCCCGCTGCTGCTGACCGCCGTACGCACCACGGCCGCGGCCTGGGAGGCCCGGGGCCTGGGCCACCGGCTCGACCCCGATCTGCGCCTGTGGCTGAACTCCGACAAGGCCGCGCGCTACGTCGGACCGCCGCTGAGCCGGCCCATCGCCCTGCGCGGACTGCGGGACATGCAGGAACCCGACGCCGCCCTGCTGTGGCTGGCGGAGGTGGAGGCGCTGCCCCTGCACGCCGTGATCCGCCGTCAGGGCCTGGACCCGGCCGCCGCCGTCGAGGAACTCAACCAGGTCCGCGGCCTGTTCCGGGACCGCTGCCACCGCAACCACCTCGACACCCCGATGGACGCGGAGTGCCGCAGCTACGTGCGGCTCCTGGACGCCGTCACCCGCTCACCCGCCGCGGACACGCCTCCCGACCTCTCCCGGCACCTCGCCACCTGCGTGGAGTGCGCGGAGGCCGCCGCCTGTCTGCGGCTGCACGGGGGCGGACTGCCGGCGGCGCTCGCCCAGGGCGTCATCGGCTGGGGCGGCCTCGCCTACCTGGAACGCCGCCGCCGCGCCTCCGAGGTGCGCCTGGGCGGCGGACGCCCCGAACTGCCGGACGCCCAGGGCGCGGCGGAGCGCTCCGCCGCGGGCCGGGCGCGCGTGCGGCGCAACGGCATGCTCGTCGCCGCCGTGCTGGTCTCCGCGCTGGCGCTCGCCGTGTCGATGATGCCCGGCGACAGCGGCGGCGAGAACATCGCCAAGGGAGGCGACCCCGCGGACAGCAGCCCGGTGGCCGGCCCCGGCTCCGTCCTGCCGTCCGCCGGGCCCGCCACCTCCGCCGCGCCGTCCTCGTCCCGCCCGGCTCCGGGCGTGAGCGCGACGCCGACGGCGACGCGCGGCGACGCCGGGAAGCCGGACCCCGAGCCCCAGGGCACCTCCTCGGCCACCGCCGGGGCAGGCGGGAGCGAGGACGAGGCGGCCTGCGAGGTCACCTACGACCTCGTCAACCAGTGGCCCGACGGCTTCCAGGCCACCGTCACCGTCACCACCGCCGTGACGCTCGACTCCTGGCGGGTGGCCTGGTCGTTCCGCGACGGCCAGCGCATCGACCAGATGTGGGACGCGAGCGTCGCGCAGAACGGCTCCCGCGTCACCGCGACCGCCGCCGACTACAACAGGTCCGTCGCGGCGAACGGCACGCTCACCTTCGGCTTCCTCGCCTCCTGGCAGAAGAAGAACACCGCGCCGTACGCGTTCACCGTCAACGGGCGGGCCTGCACGGCCTCCTGA
- the rsgA gene encoding ribosome small subunit-dependent GTPase A, protein MTFPASSAASTSSSTSSSASLSASPVAASPAVPAASDAPAAPHPLAPYGWDADREAEFAPHAAQGLLPGRVVRVDRGLCDVVTPHGTVRADTEFVVPRDPMRVVCTGDWVAVDPEGRDPRYVRTLLSRRTAFVRSTSSKRSEGQILAANVDHAVVAMSLAVELDLGRVERFLALAWESGAQPVVVLTKADLVPDPVALSYLVEDVEASAPGVPVLTVCARDGVGVGELAGLVHRGTSVLLGASGAGKSTLANALVGADVMGVQATRDMDGKGRHTTTTRNLLPLPGGGVLIDTPGLRGVGLYDAGTGVGQVFSEIEEFARDCRFHDCAHEAEPGCAVRAAVEDGELPQRRLESYRKLVRENQWIVAKSDARMRADVRQDWKRKQAVGRAAGEAKRGRGPWRPAPPR, encoded by the coding sequence TTGACTTTCCCCGCTTCTTCCGCGGCTTCCACCTCCTCTTCCACCTCCTCTTCCGCTTCCCTTTCCGCTTCCCCGGTCGCCGCTTCCCCGGCGGTTCCCGCAGCGTCGGACGCACCGGCCGCGCCGCATCCCCTCGCCCCCTACGGCTGGGACGCGGACCGCGAGGCCGAGTTCGCGCCCCACGCCGCGCAGGGGCTTCTGCCCGGCCGTGTCGTGCGCGTCGACCGCGGCCTGTGCGACGTCGTCACCCCGCACGGCACCGTCCGCGCCGACACCGAGTTCGTCGTCCCCCGGGACCCGATGAGGGTCGTGTGCACGGGCGACTGGGTCGCCGTCGACCCCGAGGGCCGCGACCCGCGCTATGTGCGCACGCTGCTGTCGCGGCGCACCGCCTTCGTGCGGTCCACCTCCAGCAAGCGCTCCGAGGGCCAGATCCTCGCGGCCAACGTCGACCACGCCGTCGTCGCCATGTCCCTGGCCGTGGAACTCGACCTGGGCCGCGTCGAACGGTTCCTCGCGCTGGCCTGGGAGTCCGGCGCGCAGCCCGTCGTCGTGCTCACCAAGGCCGACCTCGTGCCCGACCCCGTCGCGCTGTCGTACCTGGTCGAGGACGTCGAGGCCAGCGCGCCCGGCGTGCCGGTGCTCACCGTCTGCGCCCGGGACGGCGTGGGCGTCGGGGAGCTCGCCGGCCTCGTCCACCGGGGCACCTCGGTCCTGCTCGGGGCGTCCGGCGCGGGCAAGTCGACCCTGGCCAACGCGCTCGTGGGCGCCGACGTGATGGGCGTCCAGGCCACCCGGGACATGGACGGCAAGGGACGGCACACCACCACCACCCGCAACCTGCTGCCGCTGCCCGGCGGCGGCGTCCTCATCGACACGCCCGGGCTGCGCGGGGTCGGCCTCTACGACGCGGGCACCGGGGTCGGACAGGTCTTCTCGGAGATCGAGGAGTTCGCCCGCGACTGCCGCTTCCACGACTGCGCGCACGAGGCCGAACCCGGGTGCGCCGTCCGCGCGGCCGTGGAGGACGGGGAGCTGCCCCAGCGCCGCCTGGAGAGCTACCGCAAGCTCGTGCGGGAGAACCAGTGGATCGTCGCCAAGTCCGACGCCCGGATGCGGGCCGACGTCCGGCAGGACTGGAAGCGCAAGCAGGCCGTCGGCCGGGCGGCGGGCGAGGCCAAGCGGGGCCGCGGGCCGTGGCGCCCCGCCCCGCCCCGCTGA
- a CDS encoding methylated-DNA--[protein]-cysteine S-methyltransferase: MTDLTYWTSVTSPLGPLLLTADPDGRLTSLSVPGQKGGRTVRDDWRHDPGPFRPAGEQLAAYFAGELKEFHLPWRCEGTAFRERVWAALDSVPYGATTSYGEIAARVGASRMAVRAVGGAIGANPLLIVRPCHRVIGADGTLTGYAAGLDRKITLLTLEGSL; this comes from the coding sequence ATGACCGACCTGACGTACTGGACGAGCGTGACGAGCCCGCTCGGCCCCCTGCTGCTCACCGCGGATCCCGACGGGCGCCTGACCTCGCTCTCCGTGCCGGGCCAGAAGGGCGGACGGACCGTGCGCGACGACTGGCGGCACGACCCCGGGCCCTTCCGCCCGGCGGGCGAACAGCTCGCCGCCTACTTCGCCGGCGAACTGAAGGAGTTCCACCTGCCGTGGCGTTGCGAGGGCACCGCGTTCCGCGAGCGGGTGTGGGCCGCCCTCGACTCCGTGCCCTACGGGGCGACCACGAGCTACGGCGAGATCGCCGCCCGGGTCGGCGCCTCGCGGATGGCCGTACGCGCCGTCGGAGGAGCGATCGGCGCCAACCCGCTGCTGATCGTGCGGCCCTGCCACCGGGTGATCGGCGCCGACGGCACGCTGACGGGATACGCGGCCGGCCTGGACCGCAAGATCACCCTGCTCACCCTGGAAGGCTCCCTCTGA
- a CDS encoding DUF456 domain-containing protein encodes MGASQLLLVGLVILLGLCGVLVPGVPGSWLVWAAVLWWALEDPQPVAWAVLMGATVVLLLSQVVRWVLPPRQLRESGATPRMAVYAGLGAFLGFFLLPVLGAIPGFMGGIYLCERLRLGRHGEARAALRTAMRRGGSSVCTELFTCLLIMGAWLGAVLWG; translated from the coding sequence ATGGGAGCGTCGCAACTCCTGCTGGTCGGACTGGTCATTCTGCTCGGCCTGTGCGGAGTGCTGGTGCCCGGGGTGCCGGGGTCGTGGCTGGTGTGGGCCGCGGTCCTGTGGTGGGCGCTGGAGGATCCGCAGCCGGTCGCCTGGGCCGTGCTGATGGGCGCCACGGTGGTGCTCCTGCTGTCGCAGGTGGTCCGCTGGGTGCTGCCGCCCCGGCAGCTGCGCGAGAGCGGCGCGACGCCCCGGATGGCGGTCTACGCGGGGCTCGGCGCGTTCCTCGGCTTCTTCCTGCTGCCCGTGCTCGGGGCGATCCCCGGCTTCATGGGCGGCATCTACCTCTGCGAGCGGCTGCGCCTCGGGCGGCACGGCGAGGCCCGGGCGGCGCTGCGCACGGCGATGCGCCGCGGCGGCTCCAGCGTCTGCACCGAGCTGTTCACCTGCCTGCTGATCATGGGCGCGTGGCTGGGCGCGGTGCTGTGGGGATGA
- a CDS encoding bifunctional transcriptional activator/DNA repair enzyme AdaA yields MRDQDTRYEAVRSRDARFDGAFFFAVETTGIYCRPSCPAVTPKRHNVRFFATAAAAQGSGFRACRRCRPDAVPGSADWNVRADVVGRAMRLIGDGVVDREGVTGLAGRLGYSARQVQRQLTAEVGAGPVALARAQRAHTARVLLQTTGLPVTEIAFAAGFASVRQFNDTVRTVYAATPTELRAAVRAARRTATPSAGIPLRLAHRGPYHAGAMFDLLRREAVTGVEEVSGPPGARTYRRTLRLPYGTGIAAVDERPGGPGRASAVRPGGWLDARLHLTDPRDLTTAVQRLRRLFDLDSDPYAVDERLGADPRLAPLVAARPGLRAPGAADPEEYAVRSLVGPTVAAALVRAHGKALDAPCGTLTHLFPEPAALAQAATGPGPESGCAFALDGPLGALATALADGAVRLDPGVDRDDAQQALAALPGLDARTIAEIRARALGDPDVVPPGADVPDTWRPWRTYALHHLRAAEER; encoded by the coding sequence ATGAGGGACCAGGACACCCGCTACGAGGCGGTCCGCAGCCGGGACGCGAGGTTCGACGGCGCGTTCTTCTTCGCCGTCGAGACCACCGGCATCTACTGCCGGCCCAGCTGCCCCGCCGTGACGCCGAAACGCCACAACGTGCGCTTCTTCGCGACGGCCGCCGCCGCGCAGGGCTCGGGGTTCCGGGCCTGCCGGCGGTGCCGCCCGGACGCCGTGCCCGGATCGGCGGACTGGAACGTGCGCGCCGACGTCGTCGGCCGGGCCATGCGGCTGATCGGCGACGGGGTCGTGGACCGCGAGGGAGTCACCGGGCTCGCCGGACGGCTCGGCTACAGCGCCCGGCAGGTGCAGCGGCAGCTCACCGCCGAAGTCGGCGCCGGGCCGGTCGCCCTCGCCAGGGCGCAGCGCGCCCACACCGCGCGGGTGCTGCTCCAGACGACCGGCCTGCCCGTCACGGAGATCGCCTTCGCGGCCGGTTTCGCCAGCGTCCGCCAGTTCAACGACACCGTCCGGACCGTGTACGCCGCCACCCCGACCGAACTGCGCGCCGCGGTGCGCGCGGCCCGCCGCACCGCGACCCCGTCCGCGGGGATCCCGCTGCGGCTCGCCCACCGCGGCCCCTACCACGCGGGCGCCATGTTCGACCTGCTCCGCCGGGAGGCGGTGACCGGGGTGGAGGAGGTGAGCGGGCCGCCCGGCGCACGGACCTACCGCCGCACGCTCCGGCTGCCGTACGGCACCGGGATCGCCGCCGTGGACGAACGGCCGGGCGGACCGGGCCGGGCCTCGGCGGTCCGTCCCGGCGGCTGGCTCGACGCGCGGCTGCACCTCACCGACCCGCGGGACCTCACCACCGCCGTCCAGCGGCTGCGCCGGCTGTTCGACCTCGACTCCGACCCGTACGCCGTCGACGAGCGGCTCGGCGCCGATCCGCGGCTCGCCCCGCTGGTCGCCGCCCGGCCGGGGCTGCGCGCGCCGGGAGCCGCCGATCCGGAGGAGTACGCGGTGCGGTCGCTCGTGGGGCCGACGGTCGCCGCGGCGCTCGTGCGCGCCCACGGCAAGGCCCTGGACGCGCCCTGCGGAACCCTCACCCACCTCTTCCCGGAACCGGCCGCCCTGGCGCAGGCCGCGACGGGACCCGGGCCGGAATCCGGGTGCGCCTTCGCCCTCGACGGACCGCTGGGCGCCCTCGCCACCGCCCTCGCCGACGGCGCCGTACGCCTCGACCCCGGCGTCGACCGGGACGACGCCCAGCAAGCGCTGGCGGCGCTGCCCGGCCTCGACGCCCGTACGATCGCGGAGATCCGTGCCCGGGCCCTCGGCGACCCCGACGTCGTGCCGCCCGGCGCGGACGTCCCCGACACCTGGCGCCCCTGGCGCACCTACGCCCTGCACCACCTGCGCGCCGCGGAGGAACGATGA
- a CDS encoding FAD-binding protein: MSQTVTNWAGNITFAAAELHRPRSLDALRSLVARSARVRVLGSGHSFNEIADPGDGGVLLSLEGLTGEIDVDTAARTVRVGGGVRYAELARRVHEHGLALPNMASLPHISVAGSVATGTHGSGVRNGSLASAVREVEIVTADGSTVVVGRGERRFGGAVTSLGALGVVTALTLDLEPGYLVEQHLFTELPLERLDFETVAAAAYSVSLFTDWAAPGFRQVWLKRRTDQPLADFPWATPAVAALHPVPGMPAVNCTEQFGVPGPWHERLPHFRAEFTPSSGNELQSEYLLARGHATEALHAIDRIRNTVSPVLQVCEVRTVAADEQWLSPSYGRDTVALHFTWVEDAAAVLPAVRAVEAALEPFGPRPHWGKVFAMPADVVRGRYPRMDDFAALARVLDPGAKFTNAFLRGVLAG, from the coding sequence ATGTCGCAGACCGTGACCAACTGGGCCGGCAACATCACCTTCGCCGCCGCGGAACTGCACCGTCCGCGCTCCCTCGACGCCCTGCGCTCGCTCGTGGCGCGGAGCGCACGGGTACGGGTGCTGGGCAGCGGCCACTCGTTCAACGAGATCGCCGACCCGGGTGACGGCGGGGTGCTGCTGTCCCTGGAGGGCCTGACCGGGGAGATCGACGTCGACACGGCGGCCCGGACCGTACGGGTCGGGGGCGGGGTCCGCTACGCCGAGCTGGCGCGCCGCGTGCACGAGCACGGGCTCGCGCTGCCGAACATGGCCTCCCTGCCGCACATCTCGGTCGCGGGATCGGTGGCGACCGGTACGCACGGCTCGGGCGTCCGCAACGGTTCGCTCGCCTCGGCCGTGCGCGAGGTGGAGATCGTCACCGCCGACGGCTCGACCGTGGTCGTCGGACGGGGCGAGCGGCGGTTCGGCGGGGCCGTCACCTCGCTGGGCGCCCTCGGGGTGGTCACCGCGCTCACCCTGGACCTGGAACCCGGCTATCTGGTCGAACAGCACCTCTTCACCGAACTCCCGCTGGAACGACTGGACTTCGAGACGGTCGCGGCGGCCGCGTACAGCGTCAGCCTGTTCACCGACTGGGCCGCGCCGGGCTTCCGCCAGGTCTGGCTCAAGCGGCGGACGGACCAGCCCCTCGCCGACTTCCCCTGGGCGACCCCGGCCGTGGCGGCGCTGCACCCGGTGCCGGGCATGCCGGCGGTCAACTGCACCGAGCAGTTCGGGGTGCCCGGGCCCTGGCACGAGCGGCTGCCGCACTTCCGGGCGGAGTTCACGCCGAGCAGCGGCAACGAGCTCCAGAGCGAGTACCTGCTGGCGCGCGGACACGCCACCGAGGCACTGCACGCGATCGACCGGATCAGGAACACGGTCTCCCCCGTGCTCCAGGTCTGCGAGGTGCGCACCGTCGCCGCCGACGAGCAGTGGCTGAGCCCCTCCTACGGGCGCGACACCGTCGCGCTGCACTTCACCTGGGTCGAGGACGCGGCGGCGGTGCTGCCCGCGGTACGGGCGGTCGAGGCCGCGCTGGAGCCCTTCGGACCGCGCCCGCACTGGGGCAAGGTGTTCGCGATGCCGGCGGACGTGGTGCGCGGGCGCTATCCGCGGATGGACGACTTCGCGGCGCTGGCGCGGGTGCTGGATCCGGGCGCCAAGTTCACCAACGCGTTCCTGCGGGGCGTCCTCGCGGGCTGA
- a CDS encoding ROK family protein, whose translation MKRGTSRDIRTANRYEVLRQIIAASPTSRQELAAATGLSLATVATLVGELLDLRMITEVGFEDSAGGRPRGLVAVNASGGALIGVDIAETYVHVELFDLALNVLARAEENMRPGESRPEQVVAHVAAAAGSVVAQAGVEAARVLGVGVSVPGQVDRATGVSEYAPNWDWHDVPLLDLLAEHIAYPLYLDNPLRAGAVAELWFGAARGRGDAVVVNLGTGVGAGLVLGGGLHRGVSNSAGEWGHTTLVLDGRLCRCGNHGCVETYVGAPGIMQNLRELSPRSTLLHPDDQTATIDALAAGVAAGDPVAVKVVRDTARYLGAGIANLVNVLNPEVVVLSSWVAARLGAPLLEEVREAVARHALKRPLAASRIVLSPIPSDPACLGAATFALEGALQSVGQRGARRAVPAGTRPRPAPPVPGPVEGTRP comes from the coding sequence ATGAAGCGCGGCACATCACGTGACATCCGTACCGCGAACCGCTATGAGGTGCTGCGCCAGATCATCGCCGCCTCGCCCACCTCCCGGCAGGAGCTCGCGGCGGCGACCGGGCTCTCCCTCGCCACCGTCGCCACCCTCGTCGGCGAACTGCTCGACCTCCGCATGATCACCGAGGTCGGGTTCGAGGACTCGGCGGGTGGCCGCCCGCGGGGACTCGTGGCCGTCAACGCGTCGGGGGGCGCGTTGATCGGCGTGGACATCGCGGAGACCTACGTCCATGTGGAGCTCTTCGACCTGGCCCTGAACGTGCTGGCCCGGGCCGAGGAGAACATGCGGCCCGGTGAGAGCCGGCCCGAACAGGTGGTCGCCCATGTCGCCGCGGCCGCCGGATCGGTGGTCGCGCAGGCCGGGGTCGAGGCGGCCCGGGTGCTCGGCGTCGGGGTGAGCGTGCCGGGGCAGGTGGACCGGGCGACCGGCGTCTCCGAGTACGCGCCCAACTGGGACTGGCACGACGTGCCGTTGCTCGACCTGCTCGCCGAGCACATCGCCTATCCGCTGTACCTGGACAACCCGCTGCGCGCGGGCGCGGTCGCCGAGCTGTGGTTCGGGGCGGCGCGCGGGCGCGGGGACGCCGTGGTGGTCAACCTGGGCACGGGCGTGGGGGCCGGTCTGGTCCTCGGCGGGGGGCTGCACCGGGGCGTCAGCAACAGTGCCGGGGAGTGGGGGCACACCACCCTCGTCCTCGACGGCCGGCTGTGCCGCTGCGGCAACCACGGCTGCGTGGAGACGTACGTCGGGGCGCCCGGCATCATGCAGAACCTGCGCGAACTCAGCCCGCGCAGCACCCTGTTGCATCCCGACGACCAGACCGCCACGATCGACGCACTGGCCGCCGGGGTGGCCGCGGGCGACCCGGTCGCCGTCAAGGTGGTCCGGGACACGGCGCGTTATCTCGGCGCCGGCATCGCCAACCTGGTGAACGTGCTCAATCCCGAGGTGGTGGTGCTGAGCAGCTGGGTCGCCGCCCGGCTCGGCGCGCCGCTCCTGGAGGAGGTGCGCGAGGCCGTCGCCCGGCACGCGCTGAAGCGCCCGCTGGCCGCCAGCCGGATCGTGCTCTCCCCGATCCCCAGCGACCCTGCCTGTCTCGGGGCGGCCACGTTCGCCCTGGAAGGCGCGTTGCAGTCGGTGGGACAGCGCGGCGCCCGACGCGCCGTCCCCGCCGGGACCAGGCCCCGCCCGGCGCCGCCCGTCCCCGGACCCGTGGAAGGCACGCGGCCTTGA
- a CDS encoding helix-turn-helix domain-containing protein: MLGAIGLDETHESAYRALVSVGAADLPDLARRLTLGEHDTERALRRLERHGLAAQSSGRPGRWVAAPPGVALGALLTQQRHELDKAELAAALLAEEYRAAAAEPAVHDLVEVVTGAAAVAQRFLQIQLGASEEVCALVTGTPVAVTGGENEAEEQAAARGVRYRVVLERAVLEQPDGMTELAAALERDEQVRVADRVPTKLVVADRSLALVPLTGRSTEPAALVVHASGLLELLSGLFESVWRESLPLRLVAGGVAEQAPDGPDATDLEILSLLLAGMTDASAAKQLDLGLRTVQRRVKGLMELTGVTTRLQLGWHAYARGWVARER; this comes from the coding sequence ATGCTGGGAGCGATAGGGCTCGACGAGACGCACGAGTCGGCGTACCGGGCGCTGGTGTCCGTGGGCGCCGCCGACCTGCCCGACCTGGCGCGCCGGCTGACCCTCGGCGAGCACGACACCGAGCGCGCGCTGCGGCGGCTGGAGCGGCACGGCCTCGCCGCGCAGTCCTCGGGTCGTCCCGGCCGCTGGGTCGCCGCACCTCCGGGCGTCGCCCTGGGCGCGCTGCTCACCCAGCAGCGGCACGAACTGGACAAGGCGGAGCTGGCCGCCGCGCTGCTGGCCGAGGAGTACCGGGCGGCGGCCGCCGAACCCGCGGTGCACGATCTCGTCGAGGTGGTGACGGGCGCGGCCGCCGTCGCCCAGCGCTTCCTCCAGATCCAGCTCGGGGCGAGCGAGGAGGTGTGCGCGCTGGTCACCGGTACCCCGGTGGCGGTGACGGGCGGCGAGAACGAGGCGGAGGAGCAGGCGGCGGCGCGCGGGGTGCGCTACCGCGTCGTCCTGGAGCGGGCGGTGCTGGAGCAGCCGGACGGCATGACGGAGCTGGCCGCCGCGCTGGAGCGCGACGAGCAGGTGCGGGTGGCCGACCGGGTGCCGACGAAGCTGGTCGTCGCCGACCGCTCGCTCGCCCTGGTGCCGCTGACCGGCCGCTCGACGGAGCCCGCCGCGCTGGTGGTGCACGCCAGCGGGCTGCTGGAGCTGCTGTCGGGGCTGTTCGAGTCGGTGTGGCGGGAGTCGCTGCCGCTGCGCCTGGTCGCGGGCGGTGTCGCGGAACAGGCCCCGGACGGTCCCGACGCCACGGACCTGGAGATCCTGTCGCTGCTGCTGGCCGGGATGACCGACGCGAGCGCGGCCAAGCAGCTCGACCTCGGGCTGCGCACCGTGCAGCGCCGGGTGAAGGGGCTGATGGAGCTGACGGGCGTGACGACCCGGTTGCAGCTGGGCTGGCACGCGTACGCGCGCGGCTGGGTGGCCCGGGAGCGCTGA
- a CDS encoding radical SAM protein, producing MGSRTALVEDLMERFPHVPREAVFKEDLLRGGVAFDPSALSDNESGEVKPKSYFIFSFDHGTLPELGEAALRRPPEEIILTGGPYDLRRTVVSVRVNPSSPYRVAADDEGLLGLYLDGRRVCDVGVPPMPEYYRHKLSNGKSVMEVAPTIQWGYLIYLTVFRVCQYFGAKEECQYCDINHNWRQHKAAGRPYTGVKDVEEVLEALEIIDRYDTQKASTAYTLTGGAITKTVSGRDEADFYGHYAKAIEERFPGRWIGKVVAQALPRDDVQRFKDYGVQIYHPNYEVWDEYLFKMYCPGKERYVGRDEWHKRILDSAEIFGARNVIPNFVAGVEMAEPFGFTTVDQAIASTTEGLRFFMSQGITPRFTTWCPEPTTPLGKANPQGAPLEYHIRLLEAYRATMDEFGLSSPPGYGPPGPGRAVFSVSSFMDSLPAQDSATV from the coding sequence ATGGGCAGCCGTACCGCGCTGGTCGAGGATCTGATGGAGCGGTTTCCGCATGTTCCGCGGGAGGCCGTCTTCAAGGAGGACCTGCTGCGCGGAGGTGTGGCCTTCGACCCCTCCGCCCTCAGCGACAACGAATCGGGCGAGGTGAAGCCGAAGTCCTACTTCATCTTCTCCTTCGACCACGGCACCCTGCCCGAACTGGGCGAGGCCGCGCTGCGCCGGCCGCCGGAGGAGATCATCCTCACCGGCGGCCCCTACGACCTGCGGCGCACCGTCGTCTCGGTCCGGGTGAACCCGTCCTCCCCCTACCGGGTGGCGGCGGACGACGAGGGCCTGCTCGGGCTCTACCTGGACGGCCGGCGCGTCTGTGACGTCGGCGTGCCGCCGATGCCGGAGTACTACCGGCACAAGCTCTCCAACGGGAAGTCCGTCATGGAGGTCGCCCCCACCATCCAGTGGGGTTACCTGATCTACCTGACCGTCTTCCGGGTGTGCCAGTACTTCGGCGCCAAGGAGGAGTGCCAGTACTGCGACATCAACCACAACTGGCGCCAGCACAAGGCCGCCGGACGGCCGTACACGGGCGTGAAGGACGTCGAGGAGGTCCTCGAGGCGCTGGAGATCATCGACCGCTACGACACGCAGAAGGCGTCCACCGCCTACACGCTCACCGGCGGCGCGATCACCAAGACCGTCTCCGGCCGCGACGAGGCCGACTTCTACGGCCACTACGCCAAGGCCATCGAGGAGCGTTTCCCCGGCCGCTGGATCGGCAAGGTCGTCGCCCAGGCGCTGCCCCGCGACGACGTGCAGCGCTTCAAGGACTACGGGGTGCAGATCTACCACCCCAACTACGAGGTGTGGGACGAGTACCTCTTCAAGATGTACTGCCCGGGCAAGGAGCGGTACGTCGGCCGGGACGAGTGGCACAAGCGGATCCTCGACTCCGCGGAGATCTTCGGCGCGCGCAACGTGATCCCCAACTTCGTGGCCGGGGTGGAGATGGCCGAGCCGTTCGGCTTCACGACGGTCGACCAGGCCATCGCCTCCACCACGGAGGGCCTGCGCTTCTTCATGTCGCAGGGCATCACGCCCCGCTTCACCACCTGGTGCCCGGAGCCCACCACCCCGCTCGGCAAGGCCAATCCGCAGGGCGCGCCGCTGGAGTACCACATCCGGCTGCTGGAGGCCTATCGCGCCACCATGGACGAGTTCGGGCTCTCCTCGCCGCCCGGATACGGCCCGCCCGGGCCCGGCCGCGCGGTGTTCTCGGTGAGTTCCTTCATGGACAGCCTTCCGGCGCAGGACTCGGCGACCGTATAG